Proteins encoded in a region of the Candidatus Moanabacter tarae genome:
- the acyII gene encoding Penicillin acylase 2 proenzyme → MSKIPQHDLDHSLPDVRSTIRFAALKSSVEIFRDSWGIPHIRAECEADLYFAQGFTTAQDRLWHMDYDRMRALGRWAEYIGLDAVSQDRFMRTVGMGRTARLDYDTCSEESRKMLDSYAAGVNAYIESSGINDSWSGRGVPIEYRLLGCIPETWEPWHCIVVYKMRNTLLGTFEPKLLRTRLAQNQKTASALARIIKGYPYGHLITVPPGEEWRGEPLDGLMELLKVAEEVNWLGESDMGSNAFAVGGVCTRSGHPMVAGDSHRALDTPSVYYQTHLRCPDYSIIGYSIPGMPGVMHFCHNEHVAWGMTFGSADTQDLFIERFREVNGEREFQFKDKWKKAIVLSERLEVKEANPVDLEVTITHHGPIVAGNPVEGHGIAISDPGLIEGTPWVDAMRDAMQSRSVNELHAAFEKWNDRVNNYAVCDTSGNFGYLHEGRIPVRDESNGWRAVPGYLGNNEWRGYIPQYDLPRSINPECGYAITCNQRVAQNDYPYYIGIQYAPGYRVERIQKRILELEAITVGDMASILSDQVSIPARNLVSRLIRAKGNDSASLEACSILEKWDYRMDHNRIEPTIYAEVRAQIIEQVVRALFGRDGDVILSDTAGADFHLKMVATEIDRALVEGSDCLLCGEISWDDLLKDSFSSACRLLSERMGRDSSQWEWGKTHRTKPRHPLSVYFPEAANQLDPPSLAVHGDADTPLAGGYTAISRYQVTSLSVTRYVFDSSDWRNSKWIVPLGASGHPGSPHYFDQAQMWTEVEFIPQLWDWTEIEEKAESQQQLEPG, encoded by the coding sequence GTGTCCAAGATTCCTCAACACGATCTAGATCATTCTCTTCCTGACGTTAGGTCGACAATACGATTTGCCGCATTGAAATCCTCGGTTGAGATCTTTCGCGACTCCTGGGGGATACCTCACATTAGGGCAGAATGCGAAGCGGACCTTTATTTTGCGCAGGGGTTTACGACAGCGCAGGATCGCCTTTGGCACATGGATTACGACAGAATGAGAGCCCTGGGGCGATGGGCCGAATATATCGGGCTCGATGCAGTTAGCCAAGATCGATTTATGAGGACGGTCGGAATGGGTCGGACTGCGAGGCTCGATTACGACACTTGCAGCGAAGAATCTCGCAAAATGCTCGATAGTTATGCTGCTGGGGTAAATGCCTATATTGAGTCTTCAGGGATAAATGATTCTTGGTCCGGCAGAGGTGTCCCAATTGAATATCGTCTTCTCGGTTGTATACCAGAAACCTGGGAGCCTTGGCATTGCATCGTAGTGTATAAGATGAGGAATACACTATTAGGGACATTTGAGCCCAAGCTTCTTCGTACTCGATTGGCCCAGAATCAGAAGACCGCTTCTGCGCTTGCCAGGATCATCAAGGGCTATCCCTATGGTCACCTTATAACCGTTCCTCCGGGAGAGGAATGGCGTGGGGAACCATTGGATGGGCTGATGGAACTCTTAAAAGTTGCCGAGGAAGTGAATTGGCTTGGGGAATCCGATATGGGATCGAATGCATTTGCGGTAGGAGGAGTTTGCACTCGATCTGGCCATCCAATGGTGGCCGGTGACTCACATCGCGCATTGGATACGCCTAGTGTTTACTACCAAACACACCTCAGGTGTCCTGATTATTCAATTATCGGATATTCTATCCCTGGTATGCCGGGAGTTATGCACTTCTGTCACAATGAACATGTGGCATGGGGTATGACGTTCGGTAGCGCCGATACTCAGGACCTTTTCATTGAGCGATTTCGAGAGGTCAATGGAGAGAGGGAATTCCAATTTAAGGACAAGTGGAAAAAGGCTATCGTTCTGAGCGAAAGATTAGAGGTTAAGGAAGCAAATCCAGTCGACTTAGAAGTGACGATTACTCATCACGGACCCATCGTAGCAGGAAACCCGGTAGAAGGGCATGGAATAGCTATATCCGATCCGGGACTTATCGAAGGTACGCCTTGGGTTGATGCTATGCGAGACGCCATGCAATCACGATCTGTCAATGAACTTCACGCGGCATTTGAGAAATGGAATGATCGAGTGAATAATTATGCAGTCTGCGATACCAGCGGTAATTTTGGGTATTTGCATGAAGGAAGGATACCAGTTCGCGATGAATCCAATGGTTGGCGGGCGGTTCCTGGGTACCTTGGTAATAATGAATGGCGCGGCTACATACCGCAATACGACCTTCCTCGGTCAATCAATCCAGAGTGTGGATATGCTATTACTTGTAATCAGCGGGTGGCCCAAAATGACTATCCTTATTATATTGGAATACAATATGCGCCCGGATATCGGGTGGAACGGATTCAGAAAAGGATCCTTGAATTGGAAGCAATAACAGTTGGAGATATGGCATCGATACTGTCCGATCAGGTCTCAATTCCAGCGCGTAATCTAGTCAGTAGATTGATCAGAGCAAAAGGCAACGATTCCGCTTCTTTGGAGGCGTGCTCAATCCTGGAGAAATGGGACTACCGAATGGATCACAACAGGATCGAACCAACGATTTATGCAGAGGTTAGAGCCCAAATTATTGAGCAGGTTGTCCGGGCGTTATTTGGTAGAGATGGGGATGTCATCCTCTCTGACACAGCGGGAGCCGATTTTCATCTCAAGATGGTTGCAACTGAAATCGACCGGGCATTGGTGGAAGGTTCCGATTGTCTCTTGTGTGGGGAAATATCTTGGGATGATTTGCTTAAAGATAGCTTTTCCTCTGCATGCCGGTTGCTTTCCGAGAGAATGGGTCGGGATTCTTCGCAATGGGAATGGGGAAAAACACATCGAACCAAGCCTCGACATCCTCTTTCAGTTTACTTCCCCGAGGCGGCTAATCAGCTTGATCCTCCTTCTCTAGCTGTGCACGGCGATGCAGATACCCCTTTGGCAGGGGGTTATACTGCAATCAGTCGATACCAAGTTACTAGCCTCTCGGTGACTCGTTACGTATTCGATTCATCCGATTGGAGAAATTCAAAATGGATCGTCCCATTAGGTGCATCAGGTCACCCAGGAAGCCCTCATTATTTTGATCAGGCGCAAATGTGGACTGAAGTCGAATTCATTCCGCAGCTATGGGACTGGACTGAGATTGAGGAAAAGGCCGAATCCCAACAGCAATTGGAACCCGGATAG
- the ribF gene encoding Riboflavin biosynthesis protein RibF: MKQSGAVTEFDKVKVGKNPLHLAIGMFDGVHLGHRAVIEAAIQSARRSGDVSGILTFYPHPSRVLYPENPTPLLISSKMKTSILYEMGVDFVIQKEFTQIFAQVEAEDFLTTLKQTLPTLVSVFVGEDYRFGKNRRGDVCLMIKEARRLGLHVFSVERIKLNGEDISSTRIREHIQAGRIEESNQLLGYVYSCAGRVCRGQKIGRGIGFPTLNLSWTPELFPRFGVYAVRVVLEGCEKCLPGVANYGIRPTTSEKGEPLLEVHLLKDLDVQLGTKLVVKWYTFIRPEIRFPHLDALRRQIAIDKEKAFQILSSVC; encoded by the coding sequence ATGAAGCAGTCGGGAGCGGTAACTGAGTTTGATAAGGTAAAGGTAGGCAAAAATCCACTACATCTTGCAATTGGCATGTTCGATGGTGTCCATCTGGGACATCGGGCGGTCATAGAGGCCGCAATACAATCTGCCAGACGTAGTGGCGATGTTTCAGGTATTCTCACTTTCTACCCTCACCCAAGCCGCGTTCTATATCCAGAGAACCCTACTCCGCTTTTAATCTCATCGAAAATGAAGACGTCTATTCTCTACGAGATGGGAGTAGATTTTGTGATTCAAAAGGAGTTCACTCAGATATTTGCGCAGGTTGAAGCGGAGGATTTCTTGACTACACTGAAGCAAACCCTTCCGACATTAGTTTCTGTTTTCGTGGGCGAAGATTATCGTTTTGGGAAGAATCGGAGAGGAGATGTCTGCCTTATGATTAAAGAGGCCAGGCGCCTTGGGCTCCATGTTTTCAGTGTTGAGCGTATTAAACTGAATGGGGAGGACATCAGCAGTACGAGAATCCGCGAACATATTCAGGCAGGTCGAATCGAGGAATCAAACCAACTGTTAGGATATGTATATTCCTGCGCGGGAAGGGTTTGCCGCGGTCAAAAAATCGGTCGTGGAATCGGATTTCCAACTTTGAATCTCTCCTGGACTCCAGAATTGTTCCCTCGTTTTGGAGTTTATGCTGTAAGGGTTGTTTTAGAGGGATGCGAAAAATGCCTTCCAGGTGTTGCAAACTATGGGATTAGGCCGACTACTTCGGAAAAGGGGGAACCCCTTTTGGAGGTGCACCTTTTGAAAGATTTAGATGTTCAATTAGGTACAAAATTGGTTGTTAAGTGGTACACCTTCATACGACCTGAGATTCGTTTCCCTCACCTTGATGCTCTGCGTAGACAGATCGCAATCGATAAGGAGAAAGCTTTTCAAATCCTAAGCTCAGTTTGTTAG